From the Dunckerocampus dactyliophorus isolate RoL2022-P2 chromosome 12, RoL_Ddac_1.1, whole genome shotgun sequence genome, one window contains:
- the LOC129191295 gene encoding thiamine transporter 2-like, whose protein sequence is MECWVNLKSSDWAYPTAVLSLYGFFANCRIAEPFLAPYLIGPHKNISQEVVTNYIFPIWTYSNLAFLFPVFLLTDLLRHKPLIVLQGLVLVINYVLLCFAQGVPAMIFLEINYAMVTASEVAYFSYIYSVIPSENYRRATGYLRSAMLFGYTFGAGLGQVLISLAGLDYFDINAITLGVVSVAFLISFRLPMPQRGMFFKGRKAAPVGQNFQQAGPVGADRPEEAVLEDEDPASGEENVEGNDSAGWCSRKNVVNAGHLLWQSFRESYSSRHLIYWSLWWALATAGYTQILNYIQLMWDHIEPSATSSVYNGGVEAACSLVGAAAAFLVGHIKVSWTMWGELALGLFSAIGAGAVFLIALTSNIWACYAGYALFKSCYMLLITITTFQIAANLSMECYALTFGINTFVALFLQTMMTLIFVDEATLGLDIVKQFIIYGSYYAVISVLFLIRGIYTACTKHTSPDTKSAVKVVNQQSSNTFVNG, encoded by the exons ATGGAGTGCTGGGTGAATCTTAAATCCTCTGACTGGGCTTATCCCACTGCAGTCCTGTCATTGTATGGATTTTTTGCTAACTGCAGAATCGCAGAGCCTTTCCTTGCTCCGTACTTAATTGGGCCTCATAAGAACATCTCCCAAGAAGTG GTGACAAACTATATTTTTCCTATCTGGACATACTCCAACCTGGCCTTCCTTTTCCCAGTCTTCCTGCTGACTGACCTCCTGAGGCACAAGCCGCTCATTGTGCTGCAGGGGCTTGTCCTGGTCATCAATTATGTCCTGCTCTGCTTTGCCCAGGGAGTGCCTGCCATGATCTTCCTTGAG ATTAACTATGCTATGGTGACAGCATCAGAGGTGGCCTACTTTTCCTACATTTACAGCGTGATTCCCTCGGAGAATTACCGAAGAGCCACCGGTTATCTCCGAAGCGCCATGCTTTTTGGGTACACATTTGGTGCCGGCCTGGGACAAGTTCTCATCTCCCTGGCAG GGCTAGACTACTTCGACATCAATGCCATCACCCTGGGCGTTGTAAGCGTGGCTTTTCTCATCTCCTTCCGATTGCCAATGCCTCAGAGGGGCATGTTCTTCAAAGGGAGAAAGGCTGCACCTGTGGGCCAAAATTTCCAGCAGGCGGGGCCCGTGGGAGCGGACAGGCCTGAGGAAGCTGTGCTGGAAGACGAGGATCCTGCCTCTGGGGAAGAGAACGTGGAGGGGAATGACAGCGCTGGCTGGTGCAGCAGGAAAAATGTGGTCAATGCGGGTCATTTACTTTGGCAAAGCTTCAGGGAGTCCTACTCTTCCAG GCATTTAATCTACTGGTCCCTTTGGTGGGCTTTAGCCACAGCTGGGTATACACAAATCCTCAACTACATCCAACTAATGTGGGACCATATTGAACCATCTGCTACATCATCCGTCTACAATGGAGGTGTCGAAGCTGCATGCTCTCTTGTCG GTGCTGCAGCAGCCTTCTTAGTCGGTCACATCAAGGTGAGCTGGACCATGTGGGGAGAGCTGGCACTGGGCTTGTTTTCAGCCATCGGGGCAGGCGCCGTCTTTCTGATAGCGCTCACCAGCAATATCTGGGCCTGCTATGCGGGCTACGCCCTGTTTAAATCATGCTACATGCTTCTCATCACCATCACTAC ATTTCAGATTGCTGCCAACCTCTCCATGGAATGCTATGCTCTGACGTTTGGCATCAACACATTTGTGGCCCTCTTTCTGCAGACCATGATGACGCTTATTTTTGTTGACGAAGCTACATTAGGACTGGACATTGTGAAGCAG TTCATCATCTACGGGAGCTACTATGCTGTCATCTCTGTGCTCTTTTTGATTCGAGGGATCTACACTGCTTGTACAAAGCATACTTCTCCAGACACCAAGTCTGCTGTGAAGGTGGTGAATCAACAAAGTTCTAATACTTTTGTCAATGGATGA